One part of the Glycine max cultivar Williams 82 chromosome 14, Glycine_max_v4.0, whole genome shotgun sequence genome encodes these proteins:
- the LOC100791167 gene encoding VPS35 endosomal protein sorting factor-like isoform X3: MHLEELEDPQKFADEGVKTITWQEYVSRLHELKDEITRSWLAEDRVTSLKLSIKVAKLLMDTSVFEFYPTLFVLVTDIMDMLGNLVWQRIKRKAEFSEDGALRCNLAENFQARDICADAKETCYNWFNKIGAVQELLPRIYLELAILPCWRFLLEQPLDSLRRLVMMIRGLGDPVASAYCRLYMAHCAQKLPSHDIGYLVTCVNDIRVVLMQILSANERTHKNVKLNKKLQVSLMEPTIEYIMKCIFTGLSQRQVNEVLSEFGLMKNQQDLGSVSCVSIILHHLLKELPIEVVSSNVVQILHLIEFSKDNSFDQHMNYRLLGFRLYERKSPVDIVDAVLDKVIQVIALYDSLDEYLKVVDAYTDLILQNQMDNHLKIILEGISKRTWNKGVTEDEMPSLQSLVVKLLSHFKHLEDVFSLDQFPEILDVMYGKSQDVVFLHILNMATRNGRISDPTSIQLLFEISLALHNNIEFMNMKDDDGQVACSIARFVHMVDYGTEMEHHLAFLVDCRGAFGRLNELKETLVHSSNSLAIQALKCAKKHLNFVKSCVTFSEVTIPSISAHRQFDLFLETAEVAFLGGLVSHSDGLIDSAISCLHTLDIIDGFRTPTDVEGLVSSIRKLCGFLIMVPGCTLSLPVTYFPNSLFTLISSRSWFEPKMRAQIFSAIILLLTTLSQKRLPYHANSQIPGNDMLYYGDSSYNQELVSLSKLVLENLLSAVQQEPSQAARGIMALEACNCIASSFMLSNELLSSCLTLVETAKSCLSAKDRYLQSTIQLLNKQSPTSVGTMVSTFV; this comes from the exons ATGCACTTGGAGGAATTGGAGGATCCACAAAAATTCGCAGACGAGGGTGTCAAGACGATTACGTGGCAGGAGTATGTTTCTCGACTACATGAACTCAAAGATGAAATTACTCGTTCCTGGCTTGCTGAAGATCGAGTGACATCCTTAAAGTTATCCATAAAG GTTGCTAAGCTTCTGATGGATACGTCAGTATTTGAGTTTTATCCTACACTTTTTGTTCTTGTCACAGATATCATGGATATGCTTGGGAACCTGGTTTGGCAACGCATAAAGCGGAAAGCTGAGTTTTCCGAAGATGGAGCTTTACGCTGCAACTTAGCAG AAAACTTTCAAGCAAGGGATATTTGTGCTGATGCCAAAGAAACTTGCTATAACTGGTTCAACAAAATTGGTGCTGTGCAAGAGCTTCTTCCACGCAT TTACTTGGAGCTGGCAATATTGCCTTGCTGGCGGTTTTTGCTTGAGCAACCTTTAGACAGCCTCCGACGCTTGGTAATGATGATAAGAGGATTAGGAGATCCAGTAGCATCTGCATATTGCCGTCTTTATATGGCTCACTGTGCTCAGAAGCTGCCTTCACATGATATAG GCTATCTTGTTACATGTGTCAATGACATCAGAGTTGTTTTGATGCAAATCTTGTCAGCCAATGAAAGAACTCATAAAAATGTTAAACTCAACAAAAAATTGCAAGTCAGTCTGATGGAACCAACCATTGAGTATATTATGAAGTGTATATTTACTGGGTTGTCTCAG AGACAAGTCAATGAAGTTTTATCAGAGTTTGGATTGATGAAGAATCAACAGGATTTGGGGAGTGTTTCATGTGTTTCAATCATTCTTCATCATTTACTGAAGGAACTCCCTATAGAAGTAGTTAGTTCCAATGTTGTGCAGATCCTTCATCTCATTGAATTTAGCAAGGATAATTCCTTTGATCAG CATATGAATTACAGATTGCTTGGATTCAGGCTGTACGAAAGAAAATCCCCTGTTGATATTGTTGATGCTGTGTTAGATAAAGTTATTCAG GTTATTGCTCTGTATGATAGCCTTGACGAATACCTGAAGGTTGTAGATGCTTATACTGATCTTATTCTTCAGAATCAGATG GATAAccatttgaaaatcattttggaaggCATTTCAAAGCGTACTTGGAATAAAGGAGTTACAGAGGATGAAATGCCGAGCTTGCAATCTCTTGTGGTGAAGCTTCTGTCTCATTTTAAGCATCTGGAAGATGTGTTTTCTCTG GATCAGTTTCCTGAAATCTTGGATGTAATGTATGGCAAGTCACAGGATGTTGTCTTTTTGCATATCCTTAATATGGCGACAAG GAATGGTCGCATTAGTGATCCGACGAGCATACAGTTGCTTTTTGAAATTTCTCTGGCTCTACATAATAATATAGAGTTTATGAACATGAAAGATGATGATGGCCAAGTGGCATGTTCAATAGCTCGCTTTGTGCACATG GTAGATTATGGAACAGAGATGGAACACCATTTAGCATTTCTGGTTGATTGCCGAGGAGCTTTTGGTAGATTAAATGAGCTTAAG GAAACTCTTGTTCACTCTAGCAATTCTTTAGCAATTCAAGCTTTGAAATGTGCTAAGAAACATCTGAATTTTGTCAAATCCTGTGTTACATTTAGTGAAGTCACAATACCTTCTATTTCTGCTCACAGGCAGTTTGATCTTTTTCTAGAAACTGCAGAG GTTGCATTCTTAGGGGGCTTGGTTTCTCATTCAGATGGATTGATTGATTCAGCAATCAGCTGTTTGCATACCTTAGACATAATTGATG GCTTCCGAACTCCAACTGATGTTGAAGGACTAGTTTCATCTATTAGAAAGCTATGTGGCTTCTTAATTATGGTTCCAGGTT GTACTCTTAGTTTACCAGTCACCTATTTCCCAAATAGCTTATTTACATTGATCAGCTCCCGGTCTTG GTTTGAACCAAAAATGAGGGCACAAATTTTTTCTGCTATCATATTATTATTGACAACTTTATCACAAAAGAGACTGCCATATCATGCAAATTCACAG aTTCCAGGCAATGACATGTTATACTACGGGGATTCATCGTACAACCAAGagcttgtttctttgtctaaactTGTTCTTGAGAACCTGCTTAGTGCCGTTCAACAAGAACCTTCCCAG GCTGCTCGAGGAATTATGGCACTTGAAGCTTGCAATTGCATTGCTTCTTCTTTCATG CTAAGCAATGAGTTATTGTCTTCTTGTCTTACACTGGTCGAAACTGCCAAGTCATGTTTGAGTGCCAAAGACAGATACCTCCAGTCAACCATTCAACTTTTAAACAAGCAATCGCCAACTTCTGTAGGGACTATGGTGTCTACTTTTGTATGA